Part of the Labilibaculum antarcticum genome, CCCTCGCCCTTATCTTGTGAGCAACAACGAATGTAATTATCTTTTAATATTGGAATAAATTCATTTTCAAAATAGAATGAATGATTGTATCTGCCTCCATGAATAAGTGTTTTGTTTTTGTGCAAACCTGAGCGAATCATCGCTGAGTAGGGTGCAATTCCAGTTCCTGAAGCAATCCACCATGCCGGCGATTCATCATCAATAAAATCTCCGTCAGGATTGGTTACATATAATTCTGAGCCTGGCTTAATTTCACTAAGTCTGGGGGTTAACCAGCCATCATCCTTTAAATTATATAATACCTGAACTTCGGTGTCATTTTCACCGCTGGCTATTGTGTACAATCGAGGTGTAACGCCTAAGTCAGTAGTTAACCCAATGTATTGTCCAGCCGTAAAACTTTTTACCTTTTTATATTTTAAAACAAAAACTCCAGGAGCTATTGCTTTGTTTTCTAATACTATTGTAGTTGAGAGTTTGTTTTTTTGTTCTGTTTGTGATTCCATATATTATACCATTTTAAAATCAAAATAAGTCGGTAGAATGCCGATAGAAATTTGACAATCATTATCAAGCTCTCGCAGATAGGGATTATTTCAAATCGAATCGGTGTTATTTCATTTGAATGAGTGCAAAGGTAATAAATTATTTATAAAGATTCTAAATTGTAAAAGATCAAATTTCTAATCTTTTTGTAACCTCTATCACAAGTAAAGCGTCTCATCTTATATGAAAGAGAGAATAGGTATCTTTTCTGGATTATTAATTTACTAATTCAATTTCAAAAACTCTAATAAAATGAAAACTCAAAATTTAATTAAAAGGAACCTTTTACTTCTGGTCTTGTTTCTCTTTTCTCTTAATAGCTTTTCTCAAACAGTCTTCGCTGATGAAAAGGAAAGCTATGATGGGGTGAAAAAAATTGTTGTTGAAGGGAAATTTTGTGATGTTACATTAAAAGGTGAAAATCGTGAGGATGTAAAATTTGAGGGGATTATAAAAGGTCTATCTACAAAAGAAAACTCTTATAAAATCAACCACCGATTGGAAGGAAGTACCTTGAGAGTTTGGATAGAATCACCAAGAACTACTTGGGGGAATATTGATGGATCGTTGAAATTTTTAGTTCCATCACAAATGGAGCTTGATGTGGAGAATTCTTCTGGTGATGTTTATTGTGAGAATATTTCTTCAGATTATACTAAAATCAGTGCTTCTTCAGGCGATGTGAATGTGAAAATGCTACGTTCCGATCTTGATGTTCTAACCAGTTCTGGTGAAATTACTCTGTATGAAATGGAAGGAGATTTAACAGCTAAATCCAGTTCAGGGAATCAAGAGTATAATAAAGTGACTGGGAACGTTAATTGTATTGCTACCTCAGGCGATTTGGAATTGGAGAATGTAATTGGAGCCATTTCTTCGCGAACATCTTCAGGTAATCAGGAATTTGATACTGTTGAAGGTCAAATTAAAAGTATTTCATCATCGGGTAATGTTGGGATTCTAAATTCAAAAATAATTTTAAATCTAACAAGTAGTTCTGGTAATTTGCGGGGACAAGGATTGGTTTTGTTGGGCGATTCTTATTTTAAAGCTACTTCAGGTGATATAAGTATGATGTTGTTAAATGATTTTGAGCAGTTGAGTTTTGATCTTTCAGCATCATCGGGATCGCTTAGAGCGGGTAACCGTAAAGGAGATGATAATCTGTACCTCAAGAGCGGAGAAATATGGGTACACGGCAAAACGAGCTCAGGGAATCAAACATTTAAATAAGTGGAAGTTGGTGTTGTTCGAAAACGTACATCAAGTGTGATGTTTACGTACACTTTTCATTGTGTTACTTTTTCACGCTTGGAGTTAATGAGCAGTAGGTGAGCTGTATATGTATTTTGGTCTGAGGATTGTATTTATACATTCGAAATTATTTGTTAAATGATTTCCCAAATATTGGGAGTGGTGTCCCGGGATTTTGGTTTTAATAGCATAATTAATTGGTTTTCTTGAATTGAGAGTCTACGTTGTAGGCTCTCATTCTTTTTGCCTGTATTTTTTTTTCTTGTTGAAGTAGTAAGCAGATAGTGGTCGTAGACCTATATGAAAAGAGCCGTCCCGTAGGACAGCTCTTTTGTTAATAGAATATTTTATTTACTATTGGAGGGTAAATTCAATCCATATCCTGATAGTTTATCTTCCCTTTTAAGCAAAAGAGCGAAAATAAATCCTAAAATTCCTAAACTAGCAAACATTACCATTGAGTACGTGTAGTCTATTGGTTTTACGCCTTCTACATTAGTATAATCTAGAATGACTCCTGTTAAAAGAGGAAATGCCCATAATCCAAGGTTCTGAACTGAAAACATAAATCCGTAAGCTGTTCCTATTCTTTTTTCATCGACCATTTTAGCAACAGATGGCCACATGGATGCTGGAACTAATGAAAAGGCAATACCTAGAACAACCATTAATACGTATGGAGATAATGTTGTAAAGGCAAATGCTAGATGAACCATTGTTAAAATTAAAGAACCATATATCATCAAAGTAGCAGCTTTACCATATTTATCTACCAAGAACCCAAATAGTGGTGTGAATATTACTGTCCCTAGAGGCATTAATAATGAGATTTTACCACTTTGTTCTAGTGTTAAATTAAATTTATTGAGGAAGAAATCTGCGGAAAATGAGAAAAAAGGAAATACGGCAGAATAAAAAGTTAAACACAAAAGTGTTACGTAAATGAATGAACGATTTTTGAGTAAATCAGTGATATCCGAAATATGAAATTCATTACTTTCCGAAACGGAATTGTCCGGTTTTACCTGCTTATCAAGTTTTAAGTCGAACATCATGTAAATAATGAACACTAACAATGATGATGTTACAAAGAATGCTGCAAACCAAATTGCGGTCGTCCATCCAGTTTCTGATTTTATTAGAATAGGAGATAAATAAAAGGCTAATGCTGATCCTATTCTTGCAAGGCCTAATTTTACTCCAAAAGCTAGGGCTAATTCTTTTCCTTTGAACCATTTTACAATGATTTTACTGATTACGACAATACTAGTTTCAGCACCCAAACCAAATAGGAATCTTCCCAGAAGCATCATTTTAAGTTCAGGAGAATATCCAGGAAAAATGGAAGACATAAATGCATATCCAACGCCATTATTGCTATACATATCACTGGCACCATAAGCTGTAACCAGTGCTCCAAAAGCCATAAAGGCTACAAACATGAATCCTGTACGTCGAATACCGAGTTTATCCAGAATTATTCCTCCGAAAACAGCCATTAATAAGAACACATTCGGTATCGAGTAAACAGAGAGAAACAAGCCAAAATCGGTGTTGCTGAATCCGAATTCTTTAGTTAGAGTTGATTTTAGTGGTGAAAGAGCATCGTAAAAGTAGTAGTTGGCCGCAAGAACAAAGCCAACCAGCAGCAACATTGCCCAACGAGTTATCACCGAATCTTTCAGCGATTTTTTTACTGTATTTGTGTTCATTTGTTTAGTGTTTGTTTAATCAGGTTCCGAAAATACGAAAGCTTTCCGAGAACACATAAAAAAAGCCGTCCCGCAGGACAGCTTTGAATACATATGAGATTTTATAAAATTAATTACTATTTGATGGCAACTCCAATCCATAATTTTGTTTTCGATCAGCCTTTTTCAGTAAGAATGATAAGAAAATTGAAATAAACCCACAGCCGACCAATACCAAAATTGGAATTGTGTAGTCTTTTGGTTGTCCTTCAGGGATGCCTTGATTAACAAAATCCAGTAAGGCTCCAATTCCCCAAAAGAATAAGAATAATCCCCAATTTTGCAGCGTAAACATTGTAGCGTATGCTGTCCCTAATCTGTTTTCTGCAACAATTTTAGCAACTGAAGGCCACATGGCGGCAGGTACTAAAGAGAATGCAACTCCCAGGCTTAATAATCCAAAATAAGCTATATATACATTATCTAATATCGATAAAGAGATATGAGCAAAAATAAGAAGTAATGATCCAAGAATCATTAAGGATGCTGCTTTTCCTTTTTTATCGACATAATTACCGAAAATAGGAGTGAATATAATTGTTCCGAGAGGAATTAAACTTGCTGTTTTAGCACCATTATCTAACCAAATCGCTAAAATATCTTTCATCACAAACAGATAGAAACAGAAAGCGATTAATGCTCCGGATTTAAACAAGAATCTGGTTTTTTTATTTTCAAAGTTATTAGGTACAACAGCAAAAAGAATTGCAAATAAGAAGAAAATAAGATAAATACTTGAGGCTCCAATTGCTTTGCTTCCCCATAAAATAACTTCTCCTGCCTGAGGAAGGTTTTGAGTAAATCCAAATTTATTAATTAACAAATCTGGTGCATATTGCATAAATGGGAAAATAGCAGCATAAAAAGTTACACAAAGAAGAGCAATGTATAAAAATGATTTGTTCTTGATTAAGGTAATTAAATCTGAGAATTTAAAATCTTCTTCAGGATCACAAACTTCACCACTTTTATCACTAATTGCTTTTTCTTGTTTGTCCAACTTGATATCAAATACGGTATAAATTAGAAACATGATAAGAGCTAAGCCAATAAGAGTTGCTGCGAAAGTAACAGCAGGAGAAACATGTCCTCCTCCAATATCTAACGAAAGTGCAGTACCCATAGCACTACCTAATCGACCAAATCCCATATTGATAGCCATGGCAAGTGCCAGATCGTATCCTTTAAACCATTTTACAATGGTTCTTGTAGCAACAACACATACAACTTCAAGACCAGAACCAAAAAGTATACGACCTACAATAATCATGTTTAGCATGCTGCCGTGATCGGATCCAAAAAAACCGGAAGCAGCTAGTGCTGAAATGGCACCACCTAAAACGGCAATTCCACCAAATACAATACCAGCAACACGAATGCCCCATTTGTCGAGCATGATACCACCAATGATGATCATACCAAACATGTTGGCAATAGTGGTTAATGCAAGAATTCGACCAAATTCTTCACTGGAAAATCCCATTTCCGATCCCATAAGGCCTTTTAAGCCAGAGAAGAAATCCTGAAACCAGTAGGTACTAAAAGTTAGTCCGGAAAGGAGAATTAACATTGCCCAACGCATTGCCGATGAATCGCGCAACGTTCTTTTTAATGTTTCTGTCATTTTCGTAGTGTTTTTAAATTAAACTCAGGTGTTAGAGCTTACTAAATTAAGATAAATGCATAAAAAAACAAATAGGATATCCCTGACAACTGGAATGCAAAAAAGCCACCCGAAGGTGGCTTTTTTTGAATGTATTTAGTAAGATTACTTCTGAATATTTGGTAATTGAAGTCCGTATCCTTTAATTCTATCTTCACGTTTCAATAAGAAACCAACAAAAATTGCTAAAGCTCCTAAGCCTGCAAAAATCATCATTGGGTTCGTGTAATCGTAAAGAGGTATTTCTGTTCCTGCTGCCTTTGCAATAACAACTTCAGGATTTGATTTATCCAATACATATCCTATTAATAAAGGTACTCCCATTAATCCCCAATTCTGAATCCAGAAAATTAAAGAAAAAGCTGTTCCCAATTGATTTTCAGGAATAATCTTTGGTACTGAAGGCCACATTGCTGATGGCACAAGAGATAATGCAATTCCTAATACAATAGTTAAAACAACAGCTACATACCAGTAGTTCAAGATTGGTAAAGAGAATATGGTATGTACTAATAAAATTAATACAGCACCAATGATCATGATAGTTGCTCCTTTTCCTTTTTTGTCGTAAATACCACCGAAAATAGGCGTTAAGAATAATGTTCCTAAAGGCAATAAACTTGGTATCATACCTGCAGTACTTTGAGATAAGCCATATTTATTAACCATTAAGTCTGCTGCATATTTTATAAATGGGAAAACCGATGAGTAAAATAAAACACATAAAATAGCGATTAACCAAAAGCCTTTATTTCCTATTATTTGTCGTAAATCTGAGAATATACTTGACCATAATTCATTCATCGACATTGGCTTCACAGCTTCTGCATTAGGATCAGTTTCCGACAATTCTAATTTTTTATCCATAGACATATAGATGAAGAATGCAATGAAACCAATAACCAATAGCACCAATGCAAAAGCAATAGGTGCAGAAATACTTGGTGACATTTTTTCAATTAATTGTCCATTTTCAACAACTGTATGAACGCTTGAAAAATACATTGCCAACGGCACAGGAGCAGCCAAAGCTAGCATCGTTCCTAATCGAGCAACAGCCATTTGCATACCCATTGCAAATGCCATCTCGTAGCCCTTAAACCACTTAACGATAATTTTAGAAACCGTGATTCCAGCAATCTCAACTCCAATAGCAAAAATTGCGAATCCTATAGATGCGTAAAATACTTGAGTATGAATACCAAAGGTTGTGTCGGTAATTAAAGTCGGGTTTGAAATTGCCCAAAACTTAATTGCAGCTCCCACAACCATTATACCTGAAGACATTAAGCCTGTGAAACGAGCACCCATTCTATCGAGGATAATTCCTCCAAAAATAAGCATTAGTAGGAATACATTAAACCACCCGTAGGCGCTTGTGAAAATTCCATAGGTTGTACTTGACCATCCAAACTCAGATTCGAGCATCGGTTTTAAAGGAGACATTACATCTGTTAAATAATAACCAGCAAACATGGTGATAGAAATTATTCCTAATGCTCCCCATCTTGCTGCTTTCGAGTCTCGAAGGCTTTGTCTTATTGCTTCAGTCATATCTTTTATTTATCTGTTAATGTTAAGGTATTGTTTAAGGCTTGCTAAAGTAGGATTATTCCCATTATAAACAAAAAGCATATATCATGTTTTATCTAATGATATCGATTCCATATTTCTGGGCATAATAGCAGATAATCCCTATCTTTAACAAGATTTTATTTAATTTAATCGAATGAACACATTAACAGAAAATTCAGGTTTATATACTGATTATTATGAGCTAACCATGGCTCAGGGATATTTTTTAAGTGGTAAAAAAGATGAAAAAACCGTCTTTGATTACTATTACAGAACCAATCCGTATGATGGTGGTTACCTCGTTTTTGCAGGATTACAAGACCTGCTTGAAATATTAAAAACTTTTAATTACAGTAAAGAGAATATTGATTTTTTGAGGAAAACAGGATTGAAAGATGAATTTCTGGAGTATCTAAAGGAGTTTAAATTTTCGGCTACTGTTTTTAGTATGAAAGAAGGGGAAATTGTATTTCCAAACGAACCTTTGGTAAGGGTTGAAGGAAATATCATTGAAGCTCAATTAATTGAGACCTTACTTTTAAATTATTTGAATTTTCAATCGCTAATTGCTACCAAAGCTTGCCGAATAAGAGATGTGATAGGTGATAAGGACTTTACTGATTTTGGATTACGCAGAGCTCAGGGCTTGGGCGGAATACATGCGAGTCGTGCTGCTGTTATAGGAGGGGCAAATACAACCTCGAATGTTTACAGTGCATTTAATTACGATATTCCGGTTACAGGAACGCAGGCTCATTCCTGGGTTCAGAGTTTTGATTATGAGTTGGAGGCATTTCGTAGTTATGCTGCTATTAATCCCGATTCAACGGTATTGCTGGTTGATACCTACAACACACTTAAATCGGGTATGCCTAATGCAATAATTGTTGCAAAGGAATTGGAAGCCGAAGGACATAAAATGATTGGTATCCGTTTGGATAGTGGTGATTTAGCCTATTTAAGTAGAAAGGCAAGAAAAATGCTTGATGATGCTGGTTTGGATTATGTGAAAATTATTGCATCAAATCAGTTGAATGAGTACGTAATTAAAAGTTTGAACGATCAGGGAGCACAGATTGATGGTTATGGGATTGGTACGGAATTGGTTACGGGGAAAGATGCCGGAGCTCTTGATGGTGTTTATAAATTAGTTCAGATTAAGGGGATTCCAAGATTGAAAATATCCGAGAACATTGAAAAAATAACCATGCCTGGAAAGAAAAAGGTAATGCGTTATTTCGATGAGGACGGAATGTTTTTTAGAGATGGGATTCTTTTAGAGAATGAAGAATCAACCAATCGTCTGTTTCATCCTTTTCATAGCCATAAGCACACTTACGTAACGGATTATAAGTGTGAAGAATTAATGAGTAAGGTGATGGAAAATGGAGAGATATTAATTGAAAGCCAATCTCCGGTTGAAATAAATGCCTATGTAAGGAAACGCTTTGCACAGTTGCCTGATGGACACAAACGATTTATTAGTCCGCACATATACAAGGTTGGATTCTCTGAAAACATCTTGGGTGTGAGAGATCATATTTTAATGGATATTCGATCAAAAATAGGAGGATAATCCTGGTTGTATTAATTAGTGGGCAATATTTATTCATGAATAATTGTGCGGTTGTTCATGATCCCACTTTGTTCGCTCGCCATGGCTCATTAATTATTCAAAATGATATAATACAGTTTGCTGATTGAATCATAAAATCCAATTCAATTTCGATGAAAAATTTAGATTCCCAAATAATTCGTCCAACACTTTTGCTTGATAAAGCTAAATGTATAACTAATATTGAAACGATGCTGGCTAAGGCTCAGCGTTCAAATACTCGTTTACGACCTCATTTTAAAACGCATCAATCGGCTCAGATTGGTGAATGGTTTAAGGAAAGAGGAGTAGATGCGATTGCTGTTTCATCTATGAAAATGGCGGAATATTTTGCGAATAATGGATGGAAAGATATAACAGTTGCCATTCCTATAAATGTACGCGAAATTGGTCTGATTAATGTGTTAGCGTCTAAAACTCAACTGAATTTAGTTGTTGAGTCTCGAGAAGCTATTCTGTTCTTGCAATCAGAACTAGAGCATGCTGTAGGTATATTTCTTAAAGTAGATACAGGCAATAAGCGTTCAGGTATTCCTGCAGAAGCAACTGGTTCTATTCGTTTGTTAGTGGATTTGATGAAGGAATCCGACAAGTTAAATTGCAAAGGATTTCTGGCTCATACCGGGCATAATTATCAAGCAAAAGATCAGGCGGAAATACATAAAAATCATAGTAAGACATTGCTGGCTTTAAATGAGTTAAAAGATATTTTTCGTAAAGAGATTCCTGAAATTGAAGTGTCACTTGGTGATACACCAGCTTGCAGTATTAGCGAAGAATTTTATGGGATTGATGAAATTCGTCCGGGCAATTTTGTTTTTTATGATATTATGCAATATGTATTAGGTTCATGTGATGAGGATCAAATAGCAGTAGCTATGGCATGCCCGATTATTGCAAGGAATATTGATCGCAACGAATTGGTGATTCATGGTGGTGGCGTTCATTTTTCTAAAGAGTATTTAGAAGCAGATGATGAAGGAACTAAACTATATGGTAGTATTGTTCGCATTACTGAAAATGGATGGAGTGGGATTTTAGGTGGAGGATATTTAGCAAGCCTGTCACAAGAGCATGGAATTATTCGCTGCAGCGTTGAATTATTCGATGAGTTTGTAGTTGGAGATCTAATCGGAATCTTGCCGGTGCATTCGTGCATGACTGCTAATTTAATGGGGAGATTGATGACCACAGAAGGGGAATGGATTGAAACAATGAACAGTAAACAGTGATCAGTTAGCAGAGAACTTAATTCAGTGCACTTGGAGTTCGTTTCAGTGGACATGGAACTTCATTCAGTGAATAGTTATCAATGATCAGTAAACAGAGAACAGTGATCAGTTAACTTGAAGTTCGTTTCAGTAGGCTTGGAGCTGTATTCAGTGCACTTGGAGTTCGTTTCAGTAGGCTGGGAACTTCATTCAGTGAATAGTTATCAATGATCAGTAAACAGAGAACAGTATTCAGTTAGTAAACAGTGATCAGTACGATTTGTTTGCTGATGAAAGATGAAGATGATGAATTATCAGAAGGTGTTGCAACGATTCAAGTTAGACAAAATAAAAAAATCCATTGTAGCCGAGATTACTTGTGCTGACAATTCTAATGGAGTAATTGCAGCATCTTTGGCATTGGGAATATTTATTGCCTTTTCTCCGGCTTGGGGCTTTCAAACAGTACTTGCAATATCCTTGGCTTTGCTTTTGAAATTAAACAAAGTGCTTGCTTTGATTACTGTTAATATTAGTAGTATCCCTCCTTTAATTCCTCTAATTATAATTGCAGGTTATCAGACAGGTGCACTTGTTTTGCATGGTGAATTCCAGAAGGAAGTGCCGGATTTGATGAACCTAAGTACTTTGGGTGAAAATTATTTGCAATTTGCCTTGGGTTCGTTGGTGTTTGCAATAATGATTGGTGTAATTTTCTATTTGGTGATTTCTCTGATTTTAGGAAGATATCGGAAGTTGTAATTTCTTACATCGCAACAATTGGGTTAGGGATTGGAGTGGAAACCCCGCAGGGAGGTACGAACGAGGAGTTGAAACAAAAGCCCGACCTGTAAGGGAACCCCATAAAAAAAGGAACGTACAATCGTACGTTCCTTACATATCAGTATTTGATTGTATTATTTTATTGGAATGTTTTTCAAGGTTTCAACTAAGAAATCCCAGAATCTAACAACAGTATCAATTTTTACTTTCTCATCTGGAGAGTGAGGGAAACGGATAGTTGGTCCGAAAGAAATCATATCCCAATGAGGGTAAACAGCTCCTAATAAACCACACTCTAAACCAGCGTGAATAGCTTTGGTTTCAGGAATCTTGCCGTACTTGTTGTTGTACACTTCCTGCATGGTTTTCAAGATTGGAGAATCCATATTTGGTTTCCATCCTGGATATTCACCTTGTAATTTTACTTTACCACCAGCCAATACAAAAGTCGAAACAAATGCTTGTCCCAAATCGTCTTTTGCAGTATTTACTGATGAACGCAATAAAGCTTGAATGGTAACAACACCGTCTTCACTTACCACACGTGCAAGATTACTTGATGTTTCAACCAATCCAGGCATAGCATCGCTCATGCGAATAACACCGTTTGGACAAGCGTAAATAGCGTTGATTAAGTTTTTCTGGCCTTTGTTTTTGAATACATTCTTTGGAGTATCGGTTGGCTCAGCAATAAGTGTTAAGTTAGGCTCTACTGCAGATAATTCTGCTTTGTAAATAGCTTCGTATTCAGCAACTCCGGCAAGGAATTTTTCGGTATATCTTTCTGGAACAGCAACAATTGCAAACGACTCACGAGGAATCGCATTACGCAATGATCCACCGTCGACAGAAGACATTCTTAATTTGTATTTTTTAGTTGCCACTTTTAAAAAGCGGAATAACAATTTGTTTGAGTTTCCACGACCTAAAATGATCTCCATTCCTGAGTGACCGCCTTTTAAGCCTTTCATGTATAGCTTGTAGCCAACATATCCTTTTTCAAGCTTATCTTCTTTGTATTTGAAAGTAACATTGGCATCGATACCACCGGCACAACCAACATATAATTCGCCTTCATCTTCCGAATCCATGTTTAGAAGGATATCACCATCTAAAACATCATTTTTAAGACCGAAAGCACCAGTCATACCAGTTTCTTCGTCAGCGGTAAATAAAGCCTCAACAGGACCATGCTTGATATCAGTTGCCTGAAGAACAGCCATTGCAGCAGCAACTCCCATTCCGTTATCGGCTCCAAGAGTGGTTCCTTTTGCAGTTACCCAATCTCCATCAATTAAAGTCTCAATAGGATCTTTTGTGAAATCGTGATCAGTATCGGCATTTTTTTGAGGTACCATATCCAGGTGACCTTGCAATACTACTCCTTTTCGATTTTCGAAACCTGGAGTGGCTGGTTTTTTTATGATGATATTTCCAATAGCATCTTTAATCGTTTCCAATCCCAAATCTTGTCCGAATTTCATCATGAAATCCTGAATTGCATCTTCGTGCTTCGATGGGCGTGGTATTTGTGTTAATGAATAAAAGTTTTCCCAAATAGCCTTAGGTTCGAGGCTTAAAATTTCTTTGCTCATTAGTATAT contains:
- a CDS encoding aminoacyl-histidine dipeptidase, which encodes MSKEILSLEPKAIWENFYSLTQIPRPSKHEDAIQDFMMKFGQDLGLETIKDAIGNIIIKKPATPGFENRKGVVLQGHLDMVPQKNADTDHDFTKDPIETLIDGDWVTAKGTTLGADNGMGVAAAMAVLQATDIKHGPVEALFTADEETGMTGAFGLKNDVLDGDILLNMDSEDEGELYVGCAGGIDANVTFKYKEDKLEKGYVGYKLYMKGLKGGHSGMEIILGRGNSNKLLFRFLKVATKKYKLRMSSVDGGSLRNAIPRESFAIVAVPERYTEKFLAGVAEYEAIYKAELSAVEPNLTLIAEPTDTPKNVFKNKGQKNLINAIYACPNGVIRMSDAMPGLVETSSNLARVVSEDGVVTIQALLRSSVNTAKDDLGQAFVSTFVLAGGKVKLQGEYPGWKPNMDSPILKTMQEVYNNKYGKIPETKAIHAGLECGLLGAVYPHWDMISFGPTIRFPHSPDEKVKIDTVVRFWDFLVETLKNIPIK
- a CDS encoding alanine racemase, with protein sequence MKNLDSQIIRPTLLLDKAKCITNIETMLAKAQRSNTRLRPHFKTHQSAQIGEWFKERGVDAIAVSSMKMAEYFANNGWKDITVAIPINVREIGLINVLASKTQLNLVVESREAILFLQSELEHAVGIFLKVDTGNKRSGIPAEATGSIRLLVDLMKESDKLNCKGFLAHTGHNYQAKDQAEIHKNHSKTLLALNELKDIFRKEIPEIEVSLGDTPACSISEEFYGIDEIRPGNFVFYDIMQYVLGSCDEDQIAVAMACPIIARNIDRNELVIHGGGVHFSKEYLEADDEGTKLYGSIVRITENGWSGILGGGYLASLSQEHGIIRCSVELFDEFVVGDLIGILPVHSCMTANLMGRLMTTEGEWIETMNSKQ
- a CDS encoding MFS transporter; this encodes MTETLKRTLRDSSAMRWAMLILLSGLTFSTYWFQDFFSGLKGLMGSEMGFSSEEFGRILALTTIANMFGMIIIGGIMLDKWGIRVAGIVFGGIAVLGGAISALAASGFFGSDHGSMLNMIIVGRILFGSGLEVVCVVATRTIVKWFKGYDLALAMAINMGFGRLGSAMGTALSLDIGGGHVSPAVTFAATLIGLALIMFLIYTVFDIKLDKQEKAISDKSGEVCDPEEDFKFSDLITLIKNKSFLYIALLCVTFYAAIFPFMQYAPDLLINKFGFTQNLPQAGEVILWGSKAIGASSIYLIFFLFAILFAVVPNNFENKKTRFLFKSGALIAFCFYLFVMKDILAIWLDNGAKTASLIPLGTIIFTPIFGNYVDKKGKAASLMILGSLLLIFAHISLSILDNVYIAYFGLLSLGVAFSLVPAAMWPSVAKIVAENRLGTAYATMFTLQNWGLFLFFWGIGALLDFVNQGIPEGQPKDYTIPILVLVGCGFISIFLSFLLKKADRKQNYGLELPSNSN
- a CDS encoding DUF2062 domain-containing protein — translated: MNYQKVLQRFKLDKIKKSIVAEITCADNSNGVIAASLALGIFIAFSPAWGFQTVLAISLALLLKLNKVLALITVNISSIPPLIPLIIIAGYQTGALVLHGEFQKEVPDLMNLSTLGENYLQFALGSLVFAIMIGVIFYLVISLILGRYRKL
- a CDS encoding ferredoxin reductase domain-containing protein, encoding MESQTEQKNKLSTTIVLENKAIAPGVFVLKYKKVKSFTAGQYIGLTTDLGVTPRLYTIASGENDTEVQVLYNLKDDGWLTPRLSEIKPGSELYVTNPDGDFIDDESPAWWIASGTGIAPYSAMIRSGLHKNKTLIHGGRYNHSFYFENEFIPILKDNYIRCCSQDKGEGLYHGRLTRYLQDVENLPTDCRYFICGSPEMVVEVRDLLIKRGVKYDKIVAEIYF
- a CDS encoding MFS transporter, giving the protein MNTNTVKKSLKDSVITRWAMLLLVGFVLAANYYFYDALSPLKSTLTKEFGFSNTDFGLFLSVYSIPNVFLLMAVFGGIILDKLGIRRTGFMFVAFMAFGALVTAYGASDMYSNNGVGYAFMSSIFPGYSPELKMMLLGRFLFGLGAETSIVVISKIIVKWFKGKELALAFGVKLGLARIGSALAFYLSPILIKSETGWTTAIWFAAFFVTSSLLVFIIYMMFDLKLDKQVKPDNSVSESNEFHISDITDLLKNRSFIYVTLLCLTFYSAVFPFFSFSADFFLNKFNLTLEQSGKISLLMPLGTVIFTPLFGFLVDKYGKAATLMIYGSLILTMVHLAFAFTTLSPYVLMVVLGIAFSLVPASMWPSVAKMVDEKRIGTAYGFMFSVQNLGLWAFPLLTGVILDYTNVEGVKPIDYTYSMVMFASLGILGFIFALLLKREDKLSGYGLNLPSNSK
- a CDS encoding DUF4097 family beta strand repeat-containing protein, whose translation is MKTQNLIKRNLLLLVLFLFSLNSFSQTVFADEKESYDGVKKIVVEGKFCDVTLKGENREDVKFEGIIKGLSTKENSYKINHRLEGSTLRVWIESPRTTWGNIDGSLKFLVPSQMELDVENSSGDVYCENISSDYTKISASSGDVNVKMLRSDLDVLTSSGEITLYEMEGDLTAKSSSGNQEYNKVTGNVNCIATSGDLELENVIGAISSRTSSGNQEFDTVEGQIKSISSSGNVGILNSKIILNLTSSSGNLRGQGLVLLGDSYFKATSGDISMMLLNDFEQLSFDLSASSGSLRAGNRKGDDNLYLKSGEIWVHGKTSSGNQTFK
- a CDS encoding MFS transporter produces the protein MTEAIRQSLRDSKAARWGALGIISITMFAGYYLTDVMSPLKPMLESEFGWSSTTYGIFTSAYGWFNVFLLMLIFGGIILDRMGARFTGLMSSGIMVVGAAIKFWAISNPTLITDTTFGIHTQVFYASIGFAIFAIGVEIAGITVSKIIVKWFKGYEMAFAMGMQMAVARLGTMLALAAPVPLAMYFSSVHTVVENGQLIEKMSPSISAPIAFALVLLVIGFIAFFIYMSMDKKLELSETDPNAEAVKPMSMNELWSSIFSDLRQIIGNKGFWLIAILCVLFYSSVFPFIKYAADLMVNKYGLSQSTAGMIPSLLPLGTLFLTPIFGGIYDKKGKGATIMIIGAVLILLVHTIFSLPILNYWYVAVVLTIVLGIALSLVPSAMWPSVPKIIPENQLGTAFSLIFWIQNWGLMGVPLLIGYVLDKSNPEVVIAKAAGTEIPLYDYTNPMMIFAGLGALAIFVGFLLKREDRIKGYGLQLPNIQK
- a CDS encoding nicotinate phosphoribosyltransferase; amino-acid sequence: MNTLTENSGLYTDYYELTMAQGYFLSGKKDEKTVFDYYYRTNPYDGGYLVFAGLQDLLEILKTFNYSKENIDFLRKTGLKDEFLEYLKEFKFSATVFSMKEGEIVFPNEPLVRVEGNIIEAQLIETLLLNYLNFQSLIATKACRIRDVIGDKDFTDFGLRRAQGLGGIHASRAAVIGGANTTSNVYSAFNYDIPVTGTQAHSWVQSFDYELEAFRSYAAINPDSTVLLVDTYNTLKSGMPNAIIVAKELEAEGHKMIGIRLDSGDLAYLSRKARKMLDDAGLDYVKIIASNQLNEYVIKSLNDQGAQIDGYGIGTELVTGKDAGALDGVYKLVQIKGIPRLKISENIEKITMPGKKKVMRYFDEDGMFFRDGILLENEESTNRLFHPFHSHKHTYVTDYKCEELMSKVMENGEILIESQSPVEINAYVRKRFAQLPDGHKRFISPHIYKVGFSENILGVRDHILMDIRSKIGG